A window of Deltaproteobacteria bacterium contains these coding sequences:
- the queD gene encoding 6-carboxytetrahydropterin synthase QueD produces MFEVSIRTHFSAAHYLRNYPGNCEHLHGHNWNVEVVVRAEKLNKIDVGIDFRDLKKAVAGVLSELDHTNLNDHPRFRDKNPSSERLAEYIYHRVKEDLKSFSRIELARVTVCETPETGVTYWES; encoded by the coding sequence ATGTTTGAGGTGTCTATCAGGACACATTTTTCAGCCGCCCACTACCTCCGGAACTATCCCGGGAACTGTGAACACCTTCACGGCCACAACTGGAATGTAGAGGTCGTGGTCAGGGCTGAAAAGCTGAACAAAATAGACGTGGGTATTGATTTTCGGGACCTTAAGAAGGCCGTGGCCGGAGTACTGTCTGAACTGGACCATACCAATTTAAACGACCATCCCCGGTTCAGGGACAAAAATCCCTCATCAGAGAGGTTGGCAGAGTATATCTACCACCGTGTAAAGGAAGATCTCAAGTCTTTTAGCAGAATTGAGTTGGCAAGAGTTACTGTCTGCGAAACACCCGAAACCGGAGTGACGTATTGGGAGAGCTGA
- a CDS encoding 7-carboxy-7-deazaguanine synthase QueE yields the protein MRLSVSETFVSLQGEGLWAGWPCFFIRLSGCNLRCTYCDTRYAYKDGEKRDIPGLIEEWRQNRIALVQVTGGEPLLQPETPVLLDGLVSAGAKVLLETNGSLALGNVPRAVTKIVDRKTPGSGMEGFFLEENLRWLNQGDQLKFVITDRKDYEWAREEVIRLHLPCYTEVLFSPVWGGPAPFRLAEWIIADRLSVRLQIQLHKILWGEKRGT from the coding sequence CTGAGATTATCTGTTTCCGAGACCTTTGTGAGCCTTCAGGGAGAAGGTTTATGGGCAGGATGGCCCTGTTTTTTTATTCGTCTTTCAGGCTGTAATCTCAGGTGTACCTATTGTGACACAAGATATGCCTATAAGGATGGAGAAAAAAGGGATATCCCCGGCCTTATCGAGGAATGGAGGCAGAACCGGATTGCCCTCGTACAGGTTACCGGAGGAGAACCGCTCTTGCAGCCTGAGACGCCCGTACTGCTCGATGGCTTGGTGAGTGCAGGCGCCAAGGTACTTCTGGAGACCAACGGGAGCCTGGCCCTTGGGAATGTCCCCAGGGCAGTAACCAAGATAGTTGATCGAAAGACCCCTGGGAGCGGCATGGAGGGATTTTTTCTTGAAGAGAACCTTCGTTGGCTGAATCAGGGGGATCAACTCAAATTTGTGATAACAGACCGGAAGGATTATGAGTGGGCAAGGGAAGAGGTTATCAGATTGCATCTTCCATGTTATACAGAGGTCTTGTTTTCTCCTGTATGGGGAGGACCGGCCCCTTTTCGTCTGGCTGAATGGATTATAGCAGACAGGCTTTCTGTGAGGCTCCAGATCCAGTTGCATAAAATCCTCTGGGGAGAGAAAAGAGGTACTTAG
- a CDS encoding YggS family pyridoxal phosphate-dependent enzyme — protein MILQNLEALKSRMAKAAQRSGRRPEDVHLLAVTKTVPVERIREAISSGQRLFGENYVQEAAKKRESLGNLFYETEWHFIGHLQRNKVRLAVQLFDCIETVDSLKLARALDHHAKAAGKRLSVYIQVNVAGDPRKSGLSPEELPVFLAEASELSGIDICGLMTMPPWDPAPESSRPWFRVLRDLRDKTNAGLGYSTGLRELSMGMSQDFEVAIEEGATVVRIGTALFGRRECSIGKRDV, from the coding sequence ATGATCCTGCAAAACCTGGAAGCTCTGAAGTCACGGATGGCCAAGGCCGCTCAGAGGAGCGGCAGGCGTCCGGAAGATGTGCATCTGCTCGCTGTCACCAAGACAGTGCCTGTTGAGAGAATACGAGAGGCTATATCCTCAGGCCAAAGGCTCTTCGGGGAGAACTATGTGCAGGAGGCGGCAAAAAAGCGCGAGTCCCTGGGAAATCTTTTTTATGAGACCGAATGGCACTTCATAGGGCACTTGCAGAGAAATAAGGTAAGGCTTGCAGTGCAGTTGTTTGATTGCATTGAGACCGTGGATAGTCTGAAACTGGCCCGCGCCCTTGATCACCATGCAAAGGCGGCCGGAAAGAGATTGTCTGTGTATATTCAGGTAAACGTGGCAGGAGATCCCAGGAAATCAGGCCTTTCCCCGGAAGAGCTTCCGGTTTTTCTCGCAGAGGCCTCAGAGCTGTCCGGTATTGATATTTGCGGTCTGATGACCATGCCTCCATGGGATCCGGCACCGGAGTCGTCAAGGCCGTGGTTCAGGGTCCTCCGCGACTTGAGGGATAAGACGAATGCCGGTTTGGGATATAGTACGGGGCTCAGGGAACTGTCTATGGGAATGTCTCAGGATTTTGAAGTAGCTATAGAAGAGGGTGCCACTGTAGTGCGTATCGGGACCGCACTGTTCGGCCGGAGAGAATGCTCAATAGGTAAAAGAGATGTTTGA